Proteins encoded in a region of the Nicotiana tomentosiformis chromosome 9, ASM39032v3, whole genome shotgun sequence genome:
- the LOC138899078 gene encoding uncharacterized protein, producing the protein MPKVPEYEGTSDPHEHIITYSTTVKGNDLAPHENKSVLLKKFGETLVRGALTWYSLLPEHSINSFEMLADSFIKVHTGDRKVQAREGDIFRISQGEFELLREFVTRFQKERMLLSAVPDEWAAEAFTKDLNPRSSDASRMLKESLLEFQATTWADVHNRY; encoded by the coding sequence ATGCCTAAAGTGCCAGAGTATGAAGGAACTTCAGATCCGCATGAGCACATTATCACCTACTCAACAacagtgaaaggaaatgatttggctcctcacgaaaataaatctgtgttgctaaagaaatttggtgagactctTGTGAGGGGAGCTTTAACGTGGTACTCATtattgcccgagcattccataaattcctttgagatgctcgcggattcttttaTCAAGGTTCATACCGGGGACAGAAAGGTACAAGCCCGAGAGGGCGACATATTCAGGATCTCGCAGGGAGAATTCGAGttattacgagagttcgttacccggttccagaaggaaaggatgttgctaTCGGCAgttccggatgaatgggcagctgaagcgttCACCAAAGATTTAAATCCGAGAAGTTCAGATGCTTCCCGGATGTTGAaggaaagtctgctcgagtttcaagcgacgacttgggcagatgtccacaaccggtactaG